From the genome of Nicotiana tabacum cultivar K326 chromosome 17, ASM71507v2, whole genome shotgun sequence:
CCGCTACATAAAAGCAGAATACATTATTGACTTACGGTGTATATATCCCTTTCAGTTGCTGAAGCAAAACATGTTTTCACTAAATCAATGGCTTCTGATTCAGAAAGTGGAGTAACAGCATCCTGTGCAGATCATGGAAGCTTTTATTAGACAGAGAGCATGTTTTTCATTTCTCCCTCATTCTTTGGATGAAATACACAGATGTAGTAACCCTAGCTCAAGAACTATGTAAAGAGTAGAAAGTGATAAACATTTCCAATTCCTTGTTCGGTTTGACTAGAGAACAGAGAAAAAATTGGAGTTCTCTCCCTCACAGGAAGGGAGACTTGGAATTTAAAACTATAAGCAATTATCCCATTTTCTTGATTCCAAACAAGAGAGAAGAGAATCATTTACTTCTAATTTTCCCTCTTTGTTCTTTCCCTTCTCTAATTTCTACCCAACTTAACAAGGtcatttgcttttaaaataaacatTTTAGTTATCAACTTGGTTTGATTTCTGAAAACAAGTGAACAAAACTTTGCTTGTTTTTTCTCTCAGAACATGTGAGACGTGTGTGGGATCCACCGCTCGCCTACCCTTTTATttatttctagtttttttttcaaGGGGAGAGCATCATTTTCCAAATACAAATTTGTTACAATTTTTGGCCAAGTTGTAACCTTTTTTTTACTTCAACCTGATCATTTTTTTCCTTGGAGGGGAGAATGCgcattttcatcattttccaaCTAAATTGTTTTTGGCCAAGTTGAATCTTTTTTTCCTTCGacctgataacattttatcctaATATACATTAAGTAGTATCTTCAGTGTAGCAGTATCTAAAGCAGGTTAAATTTCACCCATGCCAAAATCTCAGCAAACTCTTTAGGGCTTCAGTAAATTTTCCCCAACCCAACACCACTTTGCTCCAAAACCTAACCAAAATATTTCCCAACCCAACACCACTTTGcccccaaaaccaaaccaaaaaccAACTCCATATCAAAATTCAAACACTCGCAATTGTTTTCCAGAAACAAAACAAATGTTGGTCACTAAAATTAAACCAGGAAACAAATTCTTTAATAAAAAGCCACCAAAGTAATTGTCTATGTAACAAAAATCTGACAAATTCAGCAATGAACAGACCTTGGCAGGCAGCAAGAGAGGGCTGGGAGATTTTAGCTGGTTGTCCAGGAAAGGCATGATAAGAGTTGAACCTGAACCTTGAGAACTGTACCCTACCCTCTCGTAGGATCCAACAGCATCATATGTGAAAACACACCCCTTCCCTACAAGATTTTCAGGATGAAATGCAAATAAGCTTCTTTATCAGCCAAGATTCAAAATAAGAACCTTAAGACATCATTTCCACCTCATAAAAAGTTACCTTCACTGTCAAGGCCACCTAAAACATTGAAGGAGTAGTAGGGAAAGAAGCGTTTGTAGTATAGAGTGTTCGATAGTAGCTGACCCATTGCTGGGCAGCTCATCTGTTTGTTGTGCTGATGCTGATAGATCTATTTCCGAGAACAAACAGCTGAATATTATTCTCAATTTCATAAATATCTAAAATCCTGAGATCTAAATACAGATGATTTCAATAATTAATATTGCACATCCATTTCAAATTTAAGCCCCATAAAATTGAAGTACATAATACTCCTCTTCTGTGCATGTTAGATGACCTACTCCTAGTAGCACAAACATTAAGAGAAAAGCAGAAAATGTGTACCATTTTGTGTACATTTAGGGAATACGTCAGGTGTAGGTTACAGTTTAATTTTAGGGAAGGAACTCTATGAGTGGAGTGAAAATGGGTGCTCCACAACTTTTTTCTGTTGTGCAATGTATATTAAGATTTTTCTTTCAAGGGAAGTTACTAATaaaaagtaaaggaaaggaaGATATTCAATTTAGAAACAGAGCAATAAGCTGCACAAGATAAGTCTTCCAAAGTAGTTGTTCGTGATTACATGTTTTACAGGAAAGGAGTAATTAGCAAACAATGTATTGGGAGTTCCAGCAGAGTAAAAGGTAAGTTTTTCTTCTGGATAACTAAAGATTTAGTAATCATATAATGAAATGTTAAATGTCAAACAAAAGTATCAATTTAtcattgaaaatatttttaataaacaaGCGATTTTAGTGTTGTTGTTTTTCACAATTGACATAATGACATGTTTTATCTTCATATAAATGTATGAAAGGATATGACTTCCTTCATTAAGAATCTTTTCATTGTTAAATTGCAAGACAGGATACGAGGAAGATAGACGCATAAGCTCTAGGTCATCATTGTTAGTCTtttgtttccttctttttcaAATAAAGACATTTCAGCGGACTCGTTTAGATATTACCCCACAAAGTAGGTTGCTCTAAATAGTCAAGTAGAACATTGGCTCATCCATCAACTTTGGCTTCTAATAATATTTTGATCCCTTAATATATGTAACATGGGACAAAGAAGATGGGTGATTTGACTTGAAAATGAGGGGAATTGGCTTTAAGCTATCCTTCCTTCCCTCCTTTCCTATTCTTTTACTTCTTTCCTCTCTTCTTTTCTACTTTGCTGCCACTCCAGGTCCTGCACCTTCGGCTTGCCCTTCTCTTGCCCCCTGTCCCTTTCCCTCCCCCTATTGTTTTGTACAAGCAAGTTTTGGTCTTCCTCTCTGTGTCCTATCTAGTATACATAAGTTCATCGCCAGTCTAAGACCCTCGAGTAACTTCTCAATCATAAGCATAAATCGAAGAGTATTAAGACTTCTCAGGTTATAAACAGTTTGTGTTTCTGACACAAAGGAATAATTCAGGAGAACAATATAAGCTCAAGGCTTTGGCTCTCAAATGACTTAATCCCACAAAAAAGGCTTTGGCTCTCCACAGGCTTAAGTACTCCCACATAAAAACCCATAATGAATAAGAGCCTAACCACAGAAAATCAGAACTCaacaattttaaaaatgaaaatcagtagaactgcactcttgattttttttttttggttgataaGTATATTTTTCCATATTGAAGTATTCACATAGTAGAGGATTATTTAATATAGTCAAAATATTACCAGATGCCGGGATGCCAAAACCTTTTGCAAAGCTCTCACATCAGCCTGAAATCCAGAGGAGGCCATCACACATCTATCCGCTCTGGATACCAACAAagtaataattaatataaaaggCTGCTACAATCAAATTGGTAAGGGCATAAAGATAGTAAAGAGGAAACCTCTAACTACTTGTGATATAAGGTGTAAGAAAATATTTCTGCTTGCAAAAATGGGTAATATCAATTCTTTCCATCCTATCACAACAATCCACAGAAGGAGGCGATATATCTGACCATCAATCAGTTGCAATACAATAGTATGCCTGCCCCCTTTTGCAAAGATAGGGTCGGATGACTAGCATGACTTTTAGCATAGAAGAGAAGAAATAAGACCAGCTCTACTCCACAACTAATACTTTCTACAGATAGTATTACAAAATAGGCTCCTATAAACTTTATATATCATCAAATAGAATTAACTAACAAAGAATCAATTCTCTCAGGCTTTAAATGGATAGACTTTCCCATAAATATTGTCAACATACTGTCTAAGAACAAGGAAGGGGGTGTGTTCTTTTATATAAGTAAATTTTACTGATATGAACAGCAGTAAGAGGGGGCTGGGGATCAGTACAAAAGCAGGATTTACTCCCTACTTCCAAAAAGGAGTCAATATAGCTCAGCAAGGAGTCAAAATGCTTTAAATTTCTCATCTTACACCAAAACGCCAAAAGCtgttaatatttatattttatacaatGAAATGAGGCTGCTTTGCCTTCAAAACATTTGGACTTCCTTTCCCTCCATATTGCTCAATATGCACAGACGTAGGTGCTCCATGTTGCCTCAATGTGCTGCTTTATCTTCTAATTCCTCCAAACGGTAAAAGTGTTCTCCATAATGCCTAGAATCACCCGCTTTGTGCCAAAAACATGGGTAAACAAGCCCCATGTTTGCGAGGGTAGGAGCAATGCAGAAATAAATGCTCCGAGTCTTCCGCAGCATCTTCACACAGAAAACATCTGCTACACATTCTTATCCCTCTACTCTACAGGTTTGCTTGAGTTAAACAAGTTTTATGTAGTTCAATCCAAGTGAAACATGCAACTTTTGGAGGTTCTTTACTTTTCCACAAGGTTTTTCATGGCCATTGATTGTCTCTTATAGTGCTGTTTAATACACAAGGTTTTTCATGGCCATTGATTATCTCTTACAGTGCTGTTTAATATCTTTTTTATA
Proteins encoded in this window:
- the LOC107771299 gene encoding proteasome subunit beta type-1; its protein translation is MTKQQANWSPYDNNGGTCVAVAGADYCVIAADTRMSTGYNILTRDYSKIIKLADRCVMASSGFQADVRALQKVLASRHLIYQHQHNKQMSCPAMGQLLSNTLYYKRFFPYYSFNVLGGLDSEGKGCVFTYDAVGSYERVGYSSQGSGSTLIMPFLDNQLKSPSPLLLPAKDAVTPLSESEAIDLVKTCFASATERDIYTGDRLEIVILNVNGIRREEMELRKD